The window CATTCCAGTACCGGCACTTGGCGGAAGATCAGGAGCTGATCCCGTTTTAACGCCGATGGGTCCGAAAAATCAACTTCCCATTGAAGTGAGAAACGATGTTTTAGTTTATACATCAGACATATTAGAAGAAGATGTTTCTGTTGTTGGCGACATAAAAGTCATCCTGTATGCATCGACGACTGCGCAAGATACAGACTTTGTCGTGAAGCTCATCGATGTTCATCCGAACGGAAATGCGTATAACGTTGCAGAAGGAATCATTAGGGCGAGTTTTCGGAACTCCTTGGAACGACAAGAACCTGTGCCGGCTTCCCGAGTCATTAAATATGAAATAATTGCCGGCGCTGTTGCCAACGTTTTTCATAAAGGGCATTCCATTCGTCTTGATATAACTAGTTCATTGTTTCCGACATTTGACCGTAATCCAAATAGATTGGTCAAACCGGGAAGTGCGACGGAAGCGGATTTTATTGCTGCAACTCAAACGATTTATCATGACGGACGATATCCGTCGCATGTCGTCCTACCGATTGTTAAAGAGTAACTCCGAGTTTTAAAATGAATGTCCACGTTAAAAAGAAGGAAGGAACACATGGAAAAAAAGTTCGTTTGGTTTGATTTAGGCTATACCCTTTTTTATCAGCAACGAGAGGACGTTTATCAGCAATTTTTAGCGGAAAATGGAATTTATATTTCGTTGGAAAAAATCGAAAGGGCTTATCATCTGACAGATAAATATTTTATGAGAGAGTATCCTAGTGTTTTAGGAAAAGATGTTCAAACTTTCTATCCTTGGTATTTAGGTGTTTTGAATTTTAAGCTTGGCCTCCATTTTCATTTGAGCAGACAGAGCGAAAGAATGCTGGAGATGAAAAAGCCTATAGAGCAATGGCGTCCTTTCGCTTTTGTGAATTCGGTGTTAACTAAATTAAAAAGGCATTCTTACGGACTGGGAGTGATCAGCAACTGGGATCACAGTGCAAGAGAACTTTTGGAAAGACATCATTTAACTGCTTATTTTGATCATATAATTATTTCTTCAGAAGTTGGCGTTGAAAAGCCGGATGCAGCGATTTTTGAAATAGCTTTAAAAGACGCTGGCGTGTCCGGAGAAGAGTGCATATACGTCGGGGACAACTACTATGATGATGTGGTTGGCAGTTCGAAAGTAGGAATGAAAGCTTTGTTGATTAATCGGTTTAATCAGGAGGGAATAGAGGAAATTCGGTATCCTCACACGATTCGTTCTATAGAAGAAGTGCCAGATTTATTAAATAAAATGGATCTTCTTTTATAAATATAATTCCTCATTTTAACGTAAAGGGGAGTCATTTGGATGGCTTTAAGTATTAAAAGAAGAAAAAGGAAAAAAACCAATTTCATGAAAAGGCTATGGTTAAGCATTTCGATTGTTTTATTGCTATCCGCATGTGAAAGCCAAAAAGAGGTATCAATTGGCACTTCTTCCACAAAAGAAAAAGGGGATAAAGAAGTGGTCGTCGCAGTTCCTCAAGATCCCGATTATTTGGACCCATTTTTGGCTCAAGCCGCGGGAACAAGAGAAATAATGTTCAATGTTTTTGAAGGGCTGCTAAAGCCAAACAATAAAGGTGAGCTTATCCCGGCAATTGCGAAATCTTATAAAATTTCGCAGGATGGTTTAACTTATACATTTGTGCTGAGAGATGGAGTCAAATTTCATAACGGGCAAGAGGTGACTGCTGAGGATGTAAAGTATTCCTATGATCTTTTAGCGGGGATTGGTACAGGAAAACCATTGTACACTTCATTTAGCAATGTGGAATCTATTACGGCACCGGATAAGAAAACGGTCGTCATTAAACTGAAACAAAGGGAAGCCGCTTTCTTAACGGCAGTGACGGCTGCCGTTATTCCGAAAGGTTATAAGGACAGCAATAAAACTCCAATTGGGACAGGTCCTTTTAAGTTTGTGGAATACTTGCCAGGGCAGCGTCTTGTTCTGGAGAAAAACCCTAATTACTATGTGAAAGGTGTTCCTTATTTGGACAAGGTTGAGTTTCAGATTATTAAAGATGCCGAAGCCGCTTTCTTGGCTTTTAAATCAGGAGAAATTGATATTTATCCTCGAATCGGCAGTGAAAAATTAGATGAGTTAGGCAAAGGATACAAATATGTAAGCGCTCCGCAAAACTTAGTACAATTACTTGCATTTAACCATAAAAGAAAGCCATTCAATAACAAATTGGTCCGCCAGGCAATCAATTATGCTATTGATAAAGATGAAATTATTAAAGGAGTGGCTTTAGGAAAAGGAACAAAGATCGGTTCGAACATGAGCCCGATTATGGGCAAATATTATCAAGAAGACTTGGAAGACAAGTATGCGTTTAATATCAAAAAAGCGAAAAAGTTACTTGCAAAAGCGGGTTATCCGAATGGATTTGAAACAACGATAACGGTACCGTCCAATTATCAATTTCATGTGGATACAGCTCAAGTAATCGCGCGGTATCTCGAAAAAATCGGAATTAAAGCAAAAATTGAAACCGTCGAATGGGGAGTATGGCTTGATCGTGTTTATCAAGGCAGAGATTATGACATGACCATTATAGGGCTGGATGGAAAATTAGATCCATATGAAATCTTAAATAAATATTTATCAACATCCAAAAATAATTTCTTTAATTTTTCTAACACCCAGTTTGATCACGTGTTAGAACAGGCAAGAACGGCAATGGATGAAAATAAGCGGGTAGAACTCATTAAAAAGGCACAGACCATTTTGGCTGAAGAAGCAGCAGCCGTTTATATTATGGATCCGAACACAAATACGGCATTAAAAGACAATTTGGAAGGATATAAAACGTATCCGATTTATGTTCAAGATTTGTCAACGATTAAGGTGAAAGAATAAGAGGCAATGAATTAGGCAAAGGGACAAGGTGATTGTATGAATTTTGTAGTAAGGAGAATCATTACTTTTTTTCTGACACTGATTTTTGTCGTTTTCCTGTCTTTTTGCGCATTTCGAATTATTCCCGGGAATCCCGCTTTGGCGATTTTAGGAACGGAGGCTACCCCGGCGCAATTAGAAGCTCTAAATAAAAAACTCGGAACTGACAAACCTCTTATCGAACAATTTGGATCATGGATGACGGACATTTTTCATTTAGATTTTGGAGAATCGCTGCGATTTTCTGAACCCGTTTTAAATTTAATAATAAGCCGCTCCTCCGTTACGTTTTCTTTAGCCATCATTGCTTTAAGCATAATCATTGTTACAGCGATACCTTTAGGAATTTTGGCAGCGAAGAGCAAAGGGAAAACGATGGATTTTTTGATCTCGATCATTACACAAATCGGGCTTTCGGTTCCTTCGTTTTGGTCTGGCATTCTGCTTATATTGATTTTCGGATTTACATTGAATTGGTTTTCTGCAGGGGGATACGTTCCGTGGTCGAAAAATCCATTCCTGGCTTTTCGTTCTCTTTTCTTGCCGTCGCTGGCAGTAGCAATTCCGCAGATCGCCATCGTTGTACGATATTTACGAACTACGATGATTGAACAGCTGAACGAGGATTATGTCCGTACTGCATATAGTAAAGGCTTAAAAGAATCGACTATTTATTTTAAACATGTATTAAAAAATGCCCTTATCCCTGTCGTTACAGTAGTTGGAATGAATTTTGGCGAAATTCTTGCAGGAAGTTTAGTCATTGAACAGGTTTTTACACTTCCCGGGTTTGGAAGTTTGCTTGTTTCCGCCATCGGCAGCCGTGATTATCCGCTTATTCAAGGGATGGTCCTTATTATAGCGTTTCTTGTTGTTTTAGTTAACTTAATAGTGGATTTAACCTATCGTTGGTTAGATCCGAAAATAGAATTAAAATAGGGTGGTCCGCATGAATCTTTCGAAAAACAGCAATCTATGGATTGGAATGATTTTGGTTTCGGCAATGTTTTTACTCATGTTGGTAAGTTTCGTCTATTTGCCGCACAACGTGAATGAAATGAACATTGGGGATCGCCTTGCCAGTCCAAGCCGCAAGCATCTTTTAGGGACAGATAACTTTGGAAGGGATATTTTAAGCCGCGTAATGGAGGGTTCTCAAACAGCTTTTACAGTAGGTTTCTTCTCCGTTGCCATTGGCATCACCGGTGGATTGGTCATCGGGGCTGCTTCGGGTTATTTAGGAAAATGGGTGGATGAAATTTTGATGCGCCTGATGGATGCTTTATTGGCATTTCCAGGAATTATCATAGCACTCGTTCTCGTCTCTATTTTTAAGCCCGATTTAACGCAGACGATTATAGCGGTTGGTATTTTTTTTATTCCCGGGTTTGCCCGAATTATTCGCAGCGGCTTTTTGGCCTATAAAAAAACTGATTTTGTAACAGCGGCCAGACATTTAGGAGCGGGGCATCTTAGAATCATTGTTTATCATATTCTTCCAAATATTTTGTCGCCTATTATTGTAGCAGCCTCTTTAAATTTTTCAGCTGCTATTTTAATAGAAGCGGCACTCAGTTATTTGGGATTAGGTGTTCAACCTCCGGATCCAAGTTGGGGCAGAATGTTGAATGAATCGCAAAGTTACATTTATAAAGCACCATGGTATACACTTGCTCCCGGCATATTCATTACGTTGACGGTTCTTGGATTCAACTTGCTTGGAGATGGGATAAGGGACTGGATAGCGCGGAAGGACTAGAAAGGAGGGAAAGTAATGTTGAAAGAAAATCATGAGAAAGAAGAGCTGCTTAAAATAAGTGATCTTCATGTTTCGTTGAAAAATTCGAGAAGAAATCTGAAAGTCATTAATGGAGTCTCTTTAACAATCCACGTGGGTGAAGCATTAGGGATTGTTGGTGAATCTGGGAGCGGAAAAAGCGCTCTTGCTCTTTCCATCGTAGATCTTCTGCCGAACTCCATGGTTTTATCAGAAGGTAGAATTACATACGGTTCCCAATCTCTTCATGAAAAAAAAAGAGACGAAATACGTCGCTTACGCGGAAAAGAGATTTCGATGATTTTTCAAGATCCAATGACCTCACTGAATCCTTCATTGACAGTGGGAGAACAGATAATGGAAATGTTTACGTTTCATTTAGGAATGAAGCGTAAGGAGGCAAAACAGCAAGCTGTTCATATCATGAAAAAAGTGGGCTTATCCCGGCCAGAAGATTTGCTGAAAGAGTATCCCCATCGACTTTCAGGAGGGATGAGGCAGAGGGTGATGATTGCCATTGCTTTAGCCTGCTATCCTAAATTGCTCATTGCTGATGAGCCAACAACTGCTTTAGATGTGACCATTCAAGCTCAAATCCTGCAATTGATGGAAGAAGTGAAGAAAGAAGGGACGGCTCTTCTGTTTATTTCTCATGATATGGGGGTTATAGCCGAAATTTGTGATCGTGTGGCGGTCATGTATGCCGGACAAATTGTTGAAGAAGGAACGGTTCAGCAAGTATTTGACTCTCCTCAGCATCCTTATACAATCGGGCTTTTAAATTCAATTCCCACGCCAAATAAGAAAAATAAACGTTTATATTCCATTCGTGGAACAGTTCCTGCTATTTCTGATAGGGGAGCAGGTTGCCCGTTTCATTCTCGGTGTGATCATGCAATGGATATTTGCTTTCATCATAATCCGGAATTTATTCAGACGAATGACCGGCAGTTGGTCCGTTGTTTTTTGGTTAAGAAGGAGGGAGGGAGTTTTCATGCCGGCACCCGATCTAGTTGAAATACTGAACTTGAAAAAACATTATCCAATTCATCGTTTTGGTATAAAGAAAAAGGTAATCCGAGTCGTGGACGGTGTATCTCTTTCAATAAAAAAAGGGGAAACACTTGGACTGGTAGGAGAAAGCGGGTGCGGTAAATCAACTACCGGACGAATGATCGCGCAACTTATTTCTTCAACAGAGGGAGAAATATTTTTTAAAGGAGAAAATATATCCAATTTCGTTGGAAAGAAATCAAAACAGCTGAGTAAAAAAATTCAGTATGTATTTCAAGATCCGTATACATCGCTAAACCCGAGGCATAAAATTGGTGCATTATTAAAAGAACCTTTAACCATCCACAACATTGGAAATAAACAAGATCGTCGTCAATCTGTTTTGGAAATGCTTGAACAAATAGGTCTTGATCCATCTTTTGAAAATAAGTACATCCATCAATTGAGCGGCGGTCAGCGTCAGCGTATTGCGATTGCTCGTGCGCTTATGCTGCGCCCTGAACTTCTTATTCTGGATGAACCTGTTTCTGCACTTGATGTTTCGGTTCAATCACAAATATTAAATTTGTTAAAAGACTTACAACAGCAATTTTCGTTGACGTATTTATTTATTTCGCATGATCTTAACGTTGTTCATTATATGAGTGATCGAGTAACCGTTATGTATTTAGGGAAAATTGTGGAGGCATCGGCTGTTGATCATATTTACAAAGAACCACTTCATCCTTATACGCAAACCCTTGTTTCTTCTATACCTTCAGTTTTGAAAGAAGAAAAGCGAAAACGAATTTTTTTAGAAGGGGAGATTCCAAATCCTTCGTCCACTATAAAAGGTTGCTCTTTTCAAAGCCGTTGCCCATTTGCGTATGATAGATGCAAAGTTGAACAGCCAAAGCTAATCAATCTTGGTAATGAACGAATGGTTCGTTGTCATTTATATTCTTAAGAAGGTGTGTACAACATGACATTAACCATAACAGAAACCGATCGAGTCGCTTTTGTCATTCCGATAAAGAATTTCCCGCATTTTTTCGGGGCTGACTAGGGAGCTTCCGCTTTTTATCGCTAATAAAACTTGAAACGAATATATTTTTAGAAAATTTTAAAAATAAAATTGACATTTATGGATTTTGGGAGTAAATTTTATATAAATTTAAACCTATATATTTAGTTGGATAAGTAAAGTCTTTCATATTTTTCGTATTTGCCGATTAGTCAACTAAAGGCATCTACTTCTTTCTAAGAAGCAAAGAAGATAGATGCCTTTTTTTGAAAATTTTTATCAAAATGAATTGGGAAGGGAGAAATGATGATGTCAAACGAAAGAAAGCTCCAGCCTGAAACATTAGCTGTGCATGCAGGGCAAGTTCCAGATCCTACTACTTTATCTAGGGCAGTACCGATTTATCAAACAAGCTCGTTTGTATTTAATGACAGTCAACATGCTGCCGACTTGTTTGGCTTAAAAGAAGAAGGTTTTGTCTACACAAGAATTATTAATCCTACGACTGATGTATTTGAAAAACGAATTGCTGCTCTTGAAGGCGGTGTGGGAGCGCTTGCGCTTGCATCTGGGCAAGCATCTGTCTTTTATTCCATCTTAAATATTGCGTCTGTCGGAGATGAAATTGTTTCTTCATCAAGTCTTTATGGGGGAACGTATAATTTGTTTTCTCATACACTACCTAGCTTTGGAA of the Bacillus smithii genome contains:
- a CDS encoding HAD family hydrolase, producing the protein MEKKFVWFDLGYTLFYQQREDVYQQFLAENGIYISLEKIERAYHLTDKYFMREYPSVLGKDVQTFYPWYLGVLNFKLGLHFHLSRQSERMLEMKKPIEQWRPFAFVNSVLTKLKRHSYGLGVISNWDHSARELLERHHLTAYFDHIIISSEVGVEKPDAAIFEIALKDAGVSGEECIYVGDNYYDDVVGSSKVGMKALLINRFNQEGIEEIRYPHTIRSIEEVPDLLNKMDLLL
- a CDS encoding ABC transporter substrate-binding protein yields the protein MALSIKRRKRKKTNFMKRLWLSISIVLLLSACESQKEVSIGTSSTKEKGDKEVVVAVPQDPDYLDPFLAQAAGTREIMFNVFEGLLKPNNKGELIPAIAKSYKISQDGLTYTFVLRDGVKFHNGQEVTAEDVKYSYDLLAGIGTGKPLYTSFSNVESITAPDKKTVVIKLKQREAAFLTAVTAAVIPKGYKDSNKTPIGTGPFKFVEYLPGQRLVLEKNPNYYVKGVPYLDKVEFQIIKDAEAAFLAFKSGEIDIYPRIGSEKLDELGKGYKYVSAPQNLVQLLAFNHKRKPFNNKLVRQAINYAIDKDEIIKGVALGKGTKIGSNMSPIMGKYYQEDLEDKYAFNIKKAKKLLAKAGYPNGFETTITVPSNYQFHVDTAQVIARYLEKIGIKAKIETVEWGVWLDRVYQGRDYDMTIIGLDGKLDPYEILNKYLSTSKNNFFNFSNTQFDHVLEQARTAMDENKRVELIKKAQTILAEEAAAVYIMDPNTNTALKDNLEGYKTYPIYVQDLSTIKVKE
- a CDS encoding ABC transporter permease, with translation MNFVVRRIITFFLTLIFVVFLSFCAFRIIPGNPALAILGTEATPAQLEALNKKLGTDKPLIEQFGSWMTDIFHLDFGESLRFSEPVLNLIISRSSVTFSLAIIALSIIIVTAIPLGILAAKSKGKTMDFLISIITQIGLSVPSFWSGILLILIFGFTLNWFSAGGYVPWSKNPFLAFRSLFLPSLAVAIPQIAIVVRYLRTTMIEQLNEDYVRTAYSKGLKESTIYFKHVLKNALIPVVTVVGMNFGEILAGSLVIEQVFTLPGFGSLLVSAIGSRDYPLIQGMVLIIAFLVVLVNLIVDLTYRWLDPKIELK
- a CDS encoding ABC transporter permease, with protein sequence MNLSKNSNLWIGMILVSAMFLLMLVSFVYLPHNVNEMNIGDRLASPSRKHLLGTDNFGRDILSRVMEGSQTAFTVGFFSVAIGITGGLVIGAASGYLGKWVDEILMRLMDALLAFPGIIIALVLVSIFKPDLTQTIIAVGIFFIPGFARIIRSGFLAYKKTDFVTAARHLGAGHLRIIVYHILPNILSPIIVAASLNFSAAILIEAALSYLGLGVQPPDPSWGRMLNESQSYIYKAPWYTLAPGIFITLTVLGFNLLGDGIRDWIARKD
- a CDS encoding ABC transporter ATP-binding protein encodes the protein MLKENHEKEELLKISDLHVSLKNSRRNLKVINGVSLTIHVGEALGIVGESGSGKSALALSIVDLLPNSMVLSEGRITYGSQSLHEKKRDEIRRLRGKEISMIFQDPMTSLNPSLTVGEQIMEMFTFHLGMKRKEAKQQAVHIMKKVGLSRPEDLLKEYPHRLSGGMRQRVMIAIALACYPKLLIADEPTTALDVTIQAQILQLMEEVKKEGTALLFISHDMGVIAEICDRVAVMYAGQIVEEGTVQQVFDSPQHPYTIGLLNSIPTPNKKNKRLYSIRGTVPAISDRGAGCPFHSRCDHAMDICFHHNPEFIQTNDRQLVRCFLVKKEGGSFHAGTRSS
- a CDS encoding ABC transporter ATP-binding protein gives rise to the protein MPAPDLVEILNLKKHYPIHRFGIKKKVIRVVDGVSLSIKKGETLGLVGESGCGKSTTGRMIAQLISSTEGEIFFKGENISNFVGKKSKQLSKKIQYVFQDPYTSLNPRHKIGALLKEPLTIHNIGNKQDRRQSVLEMLEQIGLDPSFENKYIHQLSGGQRQRIAIARALMLRPELLILDEPVSALDVSVQSQILNLLKDLQQQFSLTYLFISHDLNVVHYMSDRVTVMYLGKIVEASAVDHIYKEPLHPYTQTLVSSIPSVLKEEKRKRIFLEGEIPNPSSTIKGCSFQSRCPFAYDRCKVEQPKLINLGNERMVRCHLYS